One stretch of Flavobacterium sp. 9 DNA includes these proteins:
- a CDS encoding DUF6565 domain-containing protein — protein MKNIQLLSGIALIALSLTSCKDEKQEKAQKTVDSYVAYVDSVKNVKADDLKADWKNVEAEYDRKAAEAELALADIKDNSAATEKVNTSKVKYEEFKKEMTTVFAPPAPSPKQQLRNALFGEGKIGEDMNFDWVNAKNIHSVYQQFVHTVEDNKDKYSREDWDEVKLMYEALDSRKNTVEKEGLTSEDNRKIAGLKLKFAPMYTLNRMGAKSEETAAAKK, from the coding sequence ATGAAAAACATACAATTATTATCAGGAATTGCTTTAATAGCGTTAAGTCTTACGTCTTGTAAAGATGAAAAACAAGAAAAAGCTCAAAAAACCGTAGACTCTTATGTCGCTTATGTGGATTCAGTTAAAAATGTTAAAGCAGATGATCTGAAAGCAGATTGGAAAAATGTTGAAGCTGAGTATGACAGAAAAGCTGCAGAAGCAGAATTAGCTTTAGCAGATATTAAAGATAATTCGGCTGCGACCGAAAAAGTGAATACAAGTAAAGTGAAATACGAAGAGTTTAAAAAAGAAATGACCACCGTTTTTGCCCCACCTGCTCCAAGTCCAAAACAACAATTGCGTAATGCTTTATTTGGAGAAGGAAAAATCGGAGAGGATATGAATTTTGACTGGGTAAATGCTAAAAACATACATAGTGTTTATCAGCAATTTGTTCATACTGTTGAAGATAATAAAGATAAATATTCAAGAGAAGACTGGGATGAAGTAAAATTGATGTACGAAGCACTTGACAGCCGAAAAAATACGGTTGAAAAAGAAGGTTTAACATCTGAAGATAATAGAAAAATTGCCGGTTTGAAATTGAAATTTGCTCCAATGTATACTTTAAATAGAATGGGAGCTAAATCTGAAGAAACTGCAGCAGCAAAAAAATAA